One Campylobacter concisus DNA segment encodes these proteins:
- a CDS encoding MFS transporter, translated as MLKSVLPLSFIIASRFLGLFIVLPVLSLYALNLEGANEFLVGLIVGVYAISQMIFQVPFGALSDKIGRKKALTIGLLVFVVGSIVCALASDIYTMLFGRFLQGIGAVGAVATAMISDFVTEENRSKAMAIMGAFIGLSFTLSMVLGPLLARSYGLSSLFYFSAALSLLCVVLLYTVVPKEIKVSEKAEKVPFGKLFLQKDYMIINFTSFMQKMLTSIAFLAIPIILVKEYGYESGELYKVYTLGAVLGFLAMGLAGFLGDGKGLSKVILIAGTLLFGLTYAIFAFSFTLFVFVLGVAIFFVGFNMHEPIMQSTATKFVKSSQKGTALGVFNSFGYLGSFAGGAVGGYVLHAFDFKTLAIICVVLCVIWLVLLFSLSDPRIFKNIYLSPEASLNLELLNSQKGVVDYYKNEKNQVIKFDSRLTSEAALKESLKF; from the coding sequence ATGTTAAAAAGTGTTTTGCCACTATCTTTTATCATCGCAAGCAGATTTTTAGGTCTTTTTATCGTCCTGCCAGTTCTTAGCCTCTATGCCCTAAATTTAGAGGGCGCGAACGAATTTTTAGTGGGGCTAATAGTAGGCGTCTATGCGATCTCACAGATGATATTTCAAGTACCTTTTGGCGCACTCTCAGACAAGATAGGCCGCAAAAAAGCCCTAACCATAGGCCTTTTGGTCTTTGTAGTAGGCTCTATCGTCTGCGCTCTAGCAAGCGACATCTACACTATGCTATTTGGCAGGTTTTTGCAAGGCATCGGAGCGGTCGGAGCAGTGGCAACAGCGATGATAAGCGACTTTGTAACAGAAGAAAACCGCTCAAAAGCCATGGCGATCATGGGGGCTTTTATAGGGCTTAGCTTTACGCTTTCTATGGTGCTTGGGCCGCTACTTGCTAGAAGCTACGGCCTATCAAGCCTCTTTTACTTTAGCGCCGCACTTAGCCTACTTTGCGTGGTGCTACTCTACACCGTCGTGCCAAAAGAGATAAAAGTGAGCGAAAAGGCCGAGAAAGTGCCATTTGGCAAGCTCTTTTTACAAAAAGACTATATGATCATAAATTTCACCTCTTTTATGCAAAAAATGCTTACAAGTATCGCATTCTTGGCGATCCCGATCATATTAGTAAAAGAGTATGGCTATGAAAGTGGTGAGCTTTACAAGGTCTATACGCTTGGCGCCGTGCTTGGCTTTTTGGCTATGGGGCTGGCTGGATTTTTAGGCGACGGCAAGGGACTTAGCAAGGTCATCTTGATAGCTGGCACGCTGCTTTTTGGGCTAACCTACGCCATTTTTGCCTTTAGCTTTACGCTTTTTGTCTTTGTGCTTGGCGTGGCAATATTTTTCGTTGGCTTTAACATGCACGAGCCCATCATGCAATCAACCGCGACCAAGTTTGTAAAATCCTCACAAAAAGGCACCGCTCTTGGCGTTTTTAACTCATTTGGCTACCTTGGCAGCTTCGCTGGAGGCGCCGTTGGCGGATATGTCCTGCACGCATTTGACTTTAAAACGCTAGCCATCATCTGCGTGGTGCTTTGCGTGATCTGGCTTGTTTTGCTATTTAGCTTGAGTGATCCAAGAATCTTTAAAAATATCTACCTAAGCCCAGAAGCGAGCTTAAATTTAGAGCTTCTAAACAGCCAAAAAGGCGTGGTGGATTATTACAAAAACGAGAAAAATCAAGTGATCAAATTTGACTCTCGCCTAACAAGCGAGGCGGCTTTAAAAGAGAGCTTGAAGTTTTGA
- a CDS encoding NAD(P)/FAD-dependent oxidoreductase, which produces MIYDVIIVGAGASGLFLGANLKGKKVAILEKNSSAGKKILASGGGRCNITNRFVSAKNYLGKQKIIEQILKVLNPDQVLKFFGELKFSEQKQNQFFCDSGAKSVLSLLLKRQNAEIFYNKEVAGAKKVDEIFEILTKDEKFRARNLVVASGGLSYKALGASDVGYKVASEFGLELSMPAPALVGFSVQKDEFWFKELSGVSLSAEVVINAKNDSRKFIGDLLFTHRGVSGPAILNASLFWQNGRICINFLPKFSEKNLVNGKKQLSSVLPLPKRFVLEFLRNFGLKDRAYYEFSDDEKSIIKRLFAYEFAPAGTFGFERAEVTKGGVKTNFLDENLESKSVKGIYFIGEVLDITGMLGGYNLHLAFASALKVASALKNS; this is translated from the coding sequence TTGATCTACGACGTCATCATCGTTGGTGCTGGCGCTAGCGGGCTCTTTTTAGGGGCAAATTTAAAAGGCAAAAAGGTTGCCATTTTAGAGAAAAACAGCAGCGCTGGCAAAAAAATCTTAGCAAGCGGTGGCGGTAGATGCAACATCACAAACCGCTTTGTAAGCGCCAAAAACTACCTTGGCAAGCAAAAAATTATAGAGCAAATTTTAAAAGTACTAAACCCTGATCAAGTTTTGAAATTTTTTGGTGAGCTTAAATTTAGCGAGCAAAAGCAAAATCAATTTTTCTGTGATAGCGGCGCAAAGAGTGTTTTGAGCCTGCTTTTAAAAAGGCAAAATGCAGAGATTTTTTATAACAAAGAGGTTGCCGGCGCTAAAAAAGTAGATGAAATTTTTGAAATTTTGACAAAAGATGAGAAATTTAGAGCTAGAAATTTAGTCGTCGCAAGTGGCGGACTAAGCTACAAAGCACTTGGCGCAAGCGATGTTGGCTACAAGGTAGCTAGCGAATTTGGCCTTGAGCTCTCAATGCCTGCCCCAGCCCTTGTTGGCTTTAGCGTGCAAAAAGATGAGTTTTGGTTTAAAGAGCTTAGCGGCGTTAGTCTAAGCGCAGAGGTAGTGATAAACGCCAAAAACGATAGCCGTAAATTTATCGGCGACTTGCTTTTTACACATAGGGGCGTAAGTGGCCCAGCGATACTAAATGCCTCACTCTTTTGGCAAAATGGGCGAATTTGCATAAATTTTTTGCCTAAATTTAGTGAGAAAAATTTAGTAAATGGCAAAAAACAGCTTAGCTCGGTTTTGCCTTTGCCAAAGAGATTTGTGCTGGAGTTTTTAAGAAATTTTGGCTTAAAAGATAGAGCTTATTATGAATTTAGTGATGATGAAAAAAGCATCATAAAAAGGCTTTTTGCTTACGAGTTTGCCCCAGCTGGGACATTTGGCTTTGAAAGGGCTGAAGTTACAAAAGGTGGCGTGAAAACTAATTTTTTAGATGAAAATTTAGAGAGTAAAAGTGTAAAAGGAATTTATTTTATAGGTGAAGTTTTAGATATTACCGGTATGCTTGGCGGATATAACCTACATCTAGCCTTTGCAAGCGCTTTAAAGGTTGCTAGCGCTTTAAAAAATAGCTAA
- the carB gene encoding carbamoyl-phosphate synthase large subunit, translating to MPKRTDINTILLIGSGPIVIGQACEFDYSGTQAAKTLKELGYRVVLINSNPATIMTDPNFADATYIEPITKDSILKIIEKENIDAILPTMGGQVALNAAMEVFESGLLKDVKFLGANPEAIKKGEDRQIFKATMQKIGMDLPESRYAYNMDDALNAANEIGFPLIIRASYTLGGAGSGVAYNMDEFKELANTGLDASPIHEILIEESLLGWKEYEMEVIRDRNDNCIIVCSIENFDPMGVHTGDSITVAPALTLTDKEYQAMRDASFAILREIGVDTGGSNVQFAIDPKTGRMIVIEMNPRVSRSSALASKATGYPIAKVATLLAVGFSLDEIKNDITGTPASFEPVIDYIVTKIPRFTFEKFPGSNPYLGTAMKSVGEVMAIGRTFKESIQKALCSLERDLCGFNSLSLEKNALIYGIRNANERRILYLAQAFRDGFSVAEVHEFSKIDPWFLEQIYEIVKFEDKIDMDILNNEELLREAKSMGFSDKMIAVLINEKDDLELSQNDIYFARQKLGIELEYNEVDTCAGEFKALTPYLYSTTNITKFPKKEPVKDAKKVMIIGGGPNRIGQGIEFDYCCVHASYALRDLGIKTIMYNCNPETVSTDYDTSDILYFEPIDFEHVRSVIEREKPDGVIVHFGGQTPLKFAKRLSVIGAKIIGTTARVIDVAEDRKKFSEFINKIGVLQPKNDTATSLEEALQKAATIGYPVLVRPSYVLGGRAMRRVHNESELKEYMSEAVKVSNHSPVLLDKFLQDAKELDVDAICDGKEVYIGAIMEHIEEAGIHSGDSACILPPISLSDEMIKKVERQTRDIALNLGVVGLMNIQFAIYENELYMIEVNPRASRTVPFVSKATGVPMAKVATRVMWQGNLREALKFYDDYKVVYEDGDILKPRVSSHVSVKECVLPFNKLSGADLILGPEMKSTGEVMGISHDFASSFAKSQIAASNTLPSKGRVFLTLADADKSYAPDLARDLIALGFSVIATGGTHKILTEAGVEAEFVYKISEGRPNVEDRLKNGDIALVINTSDTKSSVDDGKKIRQNVLRFKIPYFTTIRAALAAAKSLSTVQTGKALEVKSLQEYLSEKY from the coding sequence ATAAATACCATTTTACTAATCGGCTCAGGCCCTATCGTCATCGGTCAAGCCTGCGAATTTGACTACTCAGGCACGCAAGCAGCCAAGACGCTAAAAGAGCTTGGATACCGCGTAGTGCTCATCAACTCAAACCCAGCCACCATTATGACTGACCCAAATTTCGCTGACGCAACGTATATAGAGCCTATCACAAAAGATAGCATTTTAAAGATCATCGAAAAAGAAAATATTGATGCTATCTTGCCAACTATGGGCGGTCAAGTGGCGCTAAATGCCGCTATGGAGGTCTTTGAGAGCGGCCTTTTAAAGGATGTTAAATTTCTTGGTGCAAACCCAGAAGCGATAAAAAAGGGCGAAGATAGACAAATTTTTAAAGCGACTATGCAAAAGATCGGCATGGACTTGCCTGAGAGTAGATATGCCTACAATATGGACGACGCGCTAAATGCGGCAAACGAGATAGGCTTTCCACTCATCATAAGAGCTAGCTACACGCTTGGTGGCGCAGGAAGTGGTGTGGCTTATAATATGGACGAATTTAAAGAGCTAGCCAACACCGGCCTTGATGCAAGCCCGATACATGAAATTTTGATAGAAGAGAGCTTGCTTGGCTGGAAAGAGTACGAGATGGAGGTCATCAGAGATAGAAATGACAACTGCATCATCGTCTGCTCGATCGAAAATTTCGACCCAATGGGCGTGCATACAGGAGATAGCATCACAGTCGCACCAGCACTCACACTCACAGATAAAGAGTATCAGGCTATGCGTGACGCTAGCTTTGCCATACTTCGCGAGATAGGCGTTGATACTGGCGGCAGCAACGTGCAGTTTGCCATAGACCCAAAAACTGGCCGTATGATCGTTATCGAGATGAACCCACGCGTTAGCCGAAGCTCGGCGCTTGCCAGTAAAGCTACTGGCTACCCTATCGCAAAGGTCGCGACACTTCTAGCAGTTGGTTTTAGCCTAGATGAGATCAAAAACGACATCACTGGCACGCCTGCTAGCTTTGAGCCGGTGATTGATTATATCGTGACAAAGATCCCACGCTTTACATTTGAGAAATTCCCAGGATCAAACCCATATCTAGGCACTGCGATGAAGTCAGTTGGCGAGGTTATGGCGATAGGTAGGACATTTAAAGAGAGTATCCAAAAGGCGCTTTGTAGCCTAGAGCGTGATCTTTGCGGATTTAATAGCCTTAGCCTAGAGAAAAACGCTTTGATTTATGGCATCAGAAATGCAAATGAGAGAAGAATTTTATATCTAGCACAAGCTTTTAGAGATGGCTTTAGTGTGGCTGAGGTGCATGAGTTTAGCAAGATCGATCCTTGGTTTTTGGAGCAAATTTATGAGATAGTTAAATTTGAAGATAAGATCGACATGGATATCTTAAACAACGAAGAGCTACTGCGAGAGGCCAAAAGTATGGGCTTTTCAGACAAGATGATAGCTGTGCTTATAAATGAAAAAGACGATCTTGAGCTTAGCCAAAATGATATCTATTTTGCTAGGCAAAAGCTTGGCATCGAGCTTGAATACAACGAGGTTGATACTTGTGCGGGCGAGTTTAAGGCGCTCACTCCGTATCTTTACTCAACCACAAATATCACTAAATTTCCTAAAAAAGAACCTGTAAAAGACGCTAAAAAAGTGATGATAATAGGCGGCGGACCAAATAGGATCGGCCAGGGCATAGAGTTTGACTACTGCTGCGTGCATGCAAGCTACGCCCTAAGAGACCTTGGCATAAAAACGATAATGTACAACTGCAACCCAGAAACCGTCTCAACCGACTACGACACCAGCGATATTTTGTATTTTGAGCCGATCGATTTTGAGCACGTTAGATCAGTCATCGAGCGTGAAAAGCCAGACGGCGTGATCGTGCATTTTGGCGGTCAAACTCCGCTTAAATTTGCAAAACGCCTAAGCGTGATCGGCGCTAAGATCATCGGCACAACCGCAAGAGTGATCGACGTGGCCGAAGATAGAAAGAAATTTAGCGAATTTATAAATAAAATAGGCGTCCTTCAGCCTAAAAATGACACCGCCACTAGCCTAGAAGAAGCCTTGCAAAAGGCTGCTACTATCGGCTACCCAGTGCTTGTTCGTCCAAGCTACGTTTTAGGTGGTAGAGCAATGAGAAGGGTGCATAACGAGAGTGAGCTAAAAGAGTATATGAGCGAGGCGGTAAAGGTTAGCAACCACTCGCCAGTGCTACTTGATAAATTTTTACAAGACGCAAAAGAGCTCGACGTGGACGCGATATGTGACGGCAAAGAGGTCTATATAGGTGCGATAATGGAGCATATCGAGGAGGCTGGAATTCACTCTGGAGACTCAGCTTGCATATTGCCACCGATAAGCTTAAGTGATGAAATGATAAAAAAAGTGGAGAGGCAAACCAGAGATATCGCGCTAAATTTAGGCGTTGTTGGCCTTATGAATATCCAGTTTGCCATCTATGAAAACGAGCTTTATATGATCGAGGTAAATCCTCGCGCGAGCAGGACTGTGCCATTTGTGAGCAAGGCCACTGGCGTGCCTATGGCAAAGGTGGCGACAAGAGTTATGTGGCAGGGAAATTTACGTGAGGCACTTAAATTTTATGATGATTACAAGGTCGTTTATGAAGATGGCGACATCTTAAAACCTCGTGTGAGCTCGCATGTTAGCGTAAAAGAGTGCGTGCTGCCGTTTAACAAGCTAAGTGGCGCCGATCTCATCCTTGGCCCTGAGATGAAGAGCACGGGCGAGGTCATGGGTATCAGCCACGACTTTGCAAGCTCATTTGCAAAGAGCCAGATCGCTGCGAGCAACACTTTGCCAAGCAAAGGCAGGGTATTTTTAACGCTAGCTGACGCTGATAAATCTTACGCACCAGACCTTGCAAGAGATCTCATAGCGCTTGGCTTTAGCGTCATCGCAACTGGTGGAACGCATAAAATTTTAACCGAAGCTGGCGTCGAAGCCGAGTTTGTCTATAAGATAAGCGAGGGCAGACCAAACGTCGAAGATAGACTAAAAAATGGCGACATAGCACTTGTTATAAATACAAGCGATACAAAATCAAGCGTGGATGACGGCAAAAAGATCCGCCAAAATGTACTTAGATTTAAAATTCCATATTTTACAACGATCCGTGCAGCACTCGCAGCTGCCAAGTCGCTAAGCACAGTTCAAACTGGCAAAGCACTTGAGGTAAAAAGCTTACAAGAGTATCTAAGCGAGAAATATTAA